From Pseudovibrio sp. Tun.PSC04-5.I4, a single genomic window includes:
- a CDS encoding imelysin family protein: MHFKRVFAAGLVVTAAFTGGTQAQEGKTSDYAKIASSTVEGYIRPATKTLVTTLSQLEKNTGTVCTTPNAETNAAFSSAFKEAVVALAGVDFLRFGPMGQANIAQRLAFLPDGRGVVRRQVTKITAKSDPTVTDPASLSIKSVALQGLTALERIAYDADGKLILGQSGAQKTFLCEYAESITINLGGTALELEAAWAEPDGFSKTLLQPTKDGGVVQTHKEAAEMIFNGLTTGLIADKDQYLLAVLGKTPKKANPKKAPFARSGNAITYLSASLQGIQSAYLAGNYADQLEGEESWVANSLSFEFSNAQRLLAALPQPLQETGKQPDVRDKLLYLSTIIGGIKDIMAADLAGYLGLAGGFNALDGD; the protein is encoded by the coding sequence ATGCACTTTAAGCGCGTTTTTGCTGCCGGCCTTGTTGTTACCGCCGCTTTTACCGGAGGAACACAGGCACAGGAGGGTAAGACCTCCGATTATGCCAAAATCGCATCTTCCACCGTGGAAGGTTACATTCGCCCGGCAACAAAAACGCTGGTAACTACGCTTTCTCAGCTTGAAAAGAACACTGGCACCGTCTGCACGACACCAAACGCGGAGACCAACGCCGCATTTTCAAGTGCCTTCAAAGAGGCGGTCGTTGCACTTGCAGGCGTCGACTTTTTGCGGTTTGGGCCGATGGGGCAGGCTAACATTGCGCAACGTCTTGCCTTTTTGCCAGATGGACGCGGAGTTGTTCGCCGGCAGGTGACTAAAATCACTGCAAAATCTGACCCGACAGTGACTGATCCAGCGTCTCTTTCCATCAAAAGCGTCGCTCTTCAGGGCCTGACCGCTTTGGAGCGGATTGCCTATGACGCTGATGGGAAGCTGATTTTGGGCCAGAGCGGGGCGCAGAAGACCTTCCTGTGTGAGTATGCCGAGAGCATCACCATCAACCTTGGCGGCACGGCTCTTGAGCTTGAAGCGGCCTGGGCTGAGCCCGATGGCTTTTCCAAAACTCTGTTGCAGCCAACCAAAGATGGTGGTGTCGTTCAGACGCACAAAGAAGCGGCTGAGATGATCTTTAACGGTCTGACGACTGGCCTGATTGCTGACAAAGATCAATACCTACTGGCAGTGCTTGGGAAGACCCCCAAAAAGGCTAATCCGAAGAAGGCTCCGTTTGCGCGCAGTGGCAACGCGATAACCTATCTTTCTGCCAGCTTACAGGGCATTCAAAGTGCCTACCTCGCGGGCAACTATGCCGACCAACTGGAAGGTGAGGAGAGCTGGGTTGCAAACTCCCTAAGCTTTGAATTCTCCAATGCGCAACGTCTTTTGGCTGCCTTGCCGCAGCCTTTGCAGGAAACAGGCAAACAACCGGACGTGCGCGACAAGCTGCTTTACCTCTCCACTATCATTGGCGGCATAAAAGATATTATGGCCGCTGATCTTGCCGGATACCTTGGACTAGCTGGGGGCTTCAATGCGCTTGACGGCGACTAA
- a CDS encoding di-heme oxidoredictase family protein, translating to MPGQVPATLRPRAGVLATTAAALTSLLIPLTASADSIDLRGDLSAEDKAKVTRVLAAPKSFSKAEVFERMQAGKATSLKHTNRDSFSHSSANLTFKQEQEFKLGNGLFKKLWVSSPSSTQASDGLGPLFNARSCQSCHLKDGRGRPPIGEERPVSMFLRLSVAPSTDEERALIESGELPLIPEPTYGGQLQNFGVPGLPGEGEMKISYEEIEVQLSEGETASLRKPTYSIENLAYGSLSEHALMSPRVAPPMIGLGLLEAIAPSDLIAKADPDDSDSDGISGRVSWINPADEDLKVIGRFGWKGSNATIRSQTAGAFSGDIGISTPYKPNNYGDCTEAQTKCFELPNGEQERLGVSEAPDPIMDLVTFYSQNLAVPARRDVEDVNVLAGKKVFYETGCTSCHTPKYVTNRNAEAKAQQFQLIWPYTDLLLHDMGDGLDDNRPVGSANGNEWKTPPLWGIGLTETVNNHRFFLHDGRARGLLEAVLWHGGEAETAKNRVIEMPAKDRANLIRFLESL from the coding sequence ATGCCAGGACAGGTTCCAGCCACACTTCGCCCTCGTGCCGGAGTGCTAGCCACCACCGCCGCAGCCCTCACAAGCCTCCTTATCCCCCTTACTGCAAGTGCTGATAGTATTGATCTGCGCGGCGATCTGAGCGCAGAGGATAAAGCGAAAGTTACTCGTGTTCTGGCTGCTCCAAAATCCTTCAGTAAAGCTGAGGTGTTTGAGCGTATGCAGGCTGGCAAGGCAACCTCTCTCAAACATACCAATCGGGATTCTTTTTCTCACTCGAGTGCAAACCTGACCTTTAAGCAGGAACAAGAATTCAAGCTCGGCAACGGGCTGTTCAAAAAGCTCTGGGTGTCGTCTCCAAGTTCCACTCAAGCCTCTGATGGTTTGGGGCCTCTGTTTAACGCACGGTCTTGCCAGAGCTGCCATTTGAAAGATGGACGTGGGCGCCCGCCAATTGGTGAGGAGCGACCAGTCTCTATGTTCCTTCGACTTTCTGTTGCGCCCTCAACCGACGAAGAGCGCGCTCTGATTGAAAGCGGTGAACTGCCTCTTATTCCTGAGCCGACCTATGGCGGCCAGTTGCAAAACTTTGGCGTGCCGGGTTTGCCGGGTGAAGGTGAGATGAAGATCTCCTACGAGGAGATTGAAGTTCAGCTTTCCGAAGGTGAAACAGCCTCTCTTCGCAAGCCAACTTACAGCATCGAGAATCTGGCGTATGGCTCTCTTTCCGAACATGCGCTGATGTCACCGCGCGTTGCGCCGCCCATGATTGGCCTTGGTTTACTGGAAGCGATTGCGCCTTCTGATCTGATTGCCAAAGCTGACCCCGATGATTCTGACAGCGACGGAATTTCAGGACGTGTGAGCTGGATTAATCCTGCTGATGAGGACCTGAAGGTCATTGGCCGCTTTGGTTGGAAGGGCAGCAACGCAACCATTCGTTCGCAAACTGCTGGAGCGTTCTCCGGCGATATCGGCATTTCGACACCGTACAAGCCAAACAACTATGGCGACTGTACAGAAGCACAGACCAAGTGCTTTGAACTGCCAAATGGTGAACAGGAACGTTTGGGAGTGTCCGAAGCGCCGGATCCGATCATGGATCTGGTCACCTTCTACTCACAAAACCTTGCTGTACCTGCCCGCCGCGATGTTGAGGATGTGAATGTACTGGCGGGTAAAAAGGTGTTTTACGAGACCGGCTGCACCAGCTGCCACACTCCAAAATACGTGACCAACCGCAATGCTGAAGCCAAGGCACAGCAGTTCCAGTTGATCTGGCCTTACACCGATTTGTTGCTGCACGACATGGGTGACGGCCTCGACGATAATCGCCCTGTTGGTTCTGCCAATGGGAATGAATGGAAAACTCCGCCGCTTTGGGGTATTGGTCTGACTGAAACAGTCAACAATCACAGGTTTTTTCTGCATGATGGCAGAGCGCGTGGCCTGCTGGAAGCTGTGCTGTGGCACGGTGGAGAAGCGGAAACCGCCAAGAACCGTGTGATTGAAATGCCTGCCAAAGATCGAGCTAACTTGATCCGGTTCCTGGAGTCTCTTTGA
- a CDS encoding glycerophosphodiester phosphodiesterase: protein MAARLHTLGQLLLRGWKANAFRLFLVHYAFVFIGAVAITPVVAGLSNFLIGLSGNAVLADYEIASFFLSPIGLFGAFCFVVVVIAMALLEQVALLAVLDRPEHALPATRNALFSTLGMFPRLGMFAWRLTQRLLVAMVPGLVIVALSVLIFLQDHDINYYLQYQPVEFWLAAFFIGIGLALAIVVPLYAILVWGLTLPLVVLRDHPVRSVFPRARFLSRGLRHVFAGAVSIWLLVNVVIHAVFLILLELLGSYVISFTEQSPNALAAILGSLVVLLLVGNTLISGLMSGSMALTFKAALYLADGKGHTFSEVPHTPKLETKWTSPLTPVRLGLLITLAAVVVVTTGTYWVSTDLPQREVLIIAHRGASAHAPENTIAALERAIKDGTDWIEVDAQEAADGTIVIAHDSDFMRLASNPVRVWDLTLDEIKGIDVGSWFAKEFRGEQVPTLREALETVKGKATLLIELKFYPRSLNKNLEQEVARIVAEAGMEKDIAIMSLERSALTKMRELEPTWNTGLLTATSIGNFSELEGNFVAVSTASASLNFIRRTQETGKKVFVWTVNNPSTMFRYISMGVDGIITDDPALARNTLEEYKEMNQFERLLLHTSVLYNLSLN from the coding sequence ATGGCAGCTAGACTACACACACTTGGCCAGTTGCTTTTGCGCGGATGGAAGGCGAATGCATTTCGCTTGTTTCTTGTGCACTATGCCTTTGTTTTTATTGGAGCTGTTGCCATTACACCTGTGGTTGCGGGTCTAAGCAATTTCCTAATTGGCTTGTCTGGCAATGCTGTGCTGGCTGATTATGAAATTGCTTCGTTCTTCCTTTCTCCAATTGGACTGTTTGGTGCGTTCTGCTTTGTCGTTGTTGTCATCGCAATGGCCCTGCTGGAACAGGTCGCCTTGCTTGCGGTGCTGGACCGGCCTGAACATGCCTTACCCGCAACCCGGAATGCCTTGTTTTCTACGCTTGGCATGTTTCCCCGGCTTGGCATGTTTGCATGGCGTCTGACGCAAAGGCTGCTGGTTGCGATGGTTCCGGGGCTGGTTATAGTCGCCCTGAGTGTGCTGATTTTCCTTCAAGATCACGACATCAACTATTACCTGCAGTATCAGCCGGTGGAGTTTTGGCTTGCCGCATTCTTTATCGGCATTGGCCTGGCTCTGGCGATTGTGGTGCCTCTTTACGCGATCCTTGTCTGGGGCTTGACGTTGCCACTTGTGGTCCTGAGAGATCATCCTGTCCGATCTGTCTTCCCCCGCGCGCGCTTCCTATCTCGCGGATTAAGGCATGTGTTCGCCGGAGCTGTATCAATATGGCTACTGGTGAATGTTGTGATCCATGCGGTCTTCCTCATTCTTTTGGAACTGCTCGGCTCCTACGTCATCTCATTCACAGAACAATCCCCAAATGCATTGGCAGCCATACTGGGCAGTCTGGTGGTGTTGCTACTGGTCGGAAATACGCTGATCAGTGGCTTGATGTCTGGCAGCATGGCGTTGACTTTCAAAGCAGCTCTTTATCTGGCAGATGGGAAAGGCCACACTTTCTCCGAGGTGCCGCATACACCTAAGTTGGAAACCAAGTGGACCAGTCCTCTTACACCTGTCCGCTTGGGGCTTCTGATCACGCTTGCAGCGGTTGTCGTTGTCACAACAGGTACTTATTGGGTGTCAACGGATCTGCCTCAAAGAGAGGTTTTGATCATAGCGCATCGCGGAGCATCGGCCCATGCACCTGAGAACACCATCGCTGCGCTGGAAAGAGCCATTAAAGACGGCACGGATTGGATCGAGGTTGATGCGCAGGAAGCGGCAGATGGGACCATTGTGATCGCACATGACAGCGATTTCATGCGCCTGGCAAGCAACCCCGTCCGGGTCTGGGATCTCACTCTGGATGAAATCAAGGGAATTGATGTCGGTAGTTGGTTTGCAAAGGAGTTTCGCGGAGAGCAGGTTCCAACCCTTCGTGAGGCACTTGAGACAGTCAAGGGAAAAGCAACTCTCCTCATCGAATTGAAATTCTACCCACGCAGCCTCAATAAAAATCTGGAGCAGGAGGTGGCGCGAATTGTCGCAGAAGCGGGAATGGAAAAAGATATTGCGATCATGTCTTTAGAACGTTCTGCCCTCACAAAGATGCGTGAATTGGAGCCAACATGGAACACAGGTCTTCTTACCGCCACATCTATAGGTAATTTCTCAGAGCTTGAAGGAAACTTCGTCGCCGTATCGACCGCCTCTGCCTCTCTGAATTTTATAAGAAGAACACAAGAGACAGGTAAAAAGGTTTTTGTTTGGACGGTTAACAATCCATCTACCATGTTCAGGTACATATCCATGGGCGTAGACGGAATTATCACCGATGATCCGGCACTGGCGCGAAATACATTGGAAGAATATAAAGAAATGAACCAGTTTGAGCGGCTATTGCTTCACACTTCGGTCCTTTATAATCTGAGTTTAAATTGA
- a CDS encoding imelysin family protein produces the protein MSIIRSALLGAVAFGSLSSVAMAATPSDVLANYGDIAQAAFEDSLSTAMGLETAINTLVAEPTEANLKAARRAWLVARNPYQQTEVYRFGNAIVDDWEGKVNAWPLDEGLIDYVDASYGADSEENPFYAANIIANTKVTIAGEDIDATNITPALLSEKLQEAGEVESNVATGYHAVEFLLWGQDLNGTGKGAGSRPATDYDTKNCTGGNCDRRAAYLQAATKLLITDLEDMVAAWQVDGAARKELADKGDAGGIATILTGMGSLSYGELAGERMKLGLMLNDPEEEHDCFSDNTHMSHYNDVKGINNVFFGEYKRVDGTVVKGASLKDLIAKADAAISTELSGKLTASMGTFTALKVRAETTEAYDQMIGEGNTEGNAVVQAAIDSLIDQTTSIQRAVKVLKLEQIAFEGSDSLDSPSAVFE, from the coding sequence ATGAGCATTATCCGTAGCGCACTGCTTGGTGCAGTCGCATTTGGCAGCCTTTCTTCCGTTGCTATGGCAGCAACACCTTCTGATGTACTGGCCAATTACGGCGACATTGCACAGGCAGCATTTGAAGATTCCCTGAGCACTGCTATGGGTCTGGAAACAGCAATCAACACTCTTGTTGCTGAGCCAACCGAAGCGAACCTGAAAGCTGCACGCCGCGCATGGCTTGTTGCACGTAACCCTTACCAGCAGACTGAAGTTTACCGCTTTGGCAACGCAATCGTCGATGACTGGGAAGGCAAAGTAAACGCCTGGCCTCTCGATGAAGGTTTGATCGATTACGTTGATGCGTCTTACGGTGCTGACTCCGAAGAAAACCCATTCTACGCAGCCAACATTATTGCCAACACCAAAGTAACGATTGCTGGTGAAGACATTGACGCAACCAACATCACCCCTGCTCTGCTTTCTGAAAAGCTGCAGGAAGCTGGTGAAGTTGAATCAAACGTTGCAACCGGCTACCACGCTGTTGAGTTCCTGTTGTGGGGACAAGATCTGAACGGTACGGGGAAAGGTGCTGGCTCCCGCCCTGCAACTGACTACGACACCAAGAATTGCACCGGTGGCAATTGTGACCGCCGTGCAGCCTACCTTCAGGCAGCAACCAAGCTCCTTATTACCGATCTGGAAGACATGGTTGCCGCATGGCAGGTTGATGGCGCAGCCCGTAAAGAACTTGCAGACAAGGGTGATGCTGGCGGCATCGCAACCATCCTGACTGGTATGGGTTCCCTATCTTACGGCGAGCTGGCTGGTGAGCGTATGAAGCTTGGCCTGATGCTGAACGACCCTGAAGAAGAGCATGATTGTTTCTCTGACAACACGCACATGTCTCACTACAACGACGTTAAAGGCATCAACAACGTCTTCTTTGGTGAATACAAGCGTGTAGATGGCACAGTAGTTAAGGGCGCTTCCCTTAAAGACTTGATTGCAAAGGCAGATGCAGCAATTTCTACCGAGCTTTCCGGCAAGCTGACAGCTTCTATGGGCACATTCACAGCTCTGAAAGTCCGCGCAGAAACCACTGAAGCCTACGACCAGATGATTGGCGAAGGAAACACTGAAGGAAATGCAGTTGTGCAGGCTGCTATCGATAGCCTGATCGACCAGACAACCTCCATTCAGCGCGCTGTAAAGGTGTTGAAGCTGGAACAGATTGCATTTGAAGGTTCCGACAGCCTCGACAGCCCTTCTGCCGTATTTGAATAA